From a single Pseudoalteromonas nigrifaciens genomic region:
- a CDS encoding S24 family peptidase: MTTFLRDERNRLGLTQAEASKAIGVGKTTFLRWEAGHPIPSDKLIALSDIGFDINYILKGSKSAPLPLVKTKSTALQTSHADLTAVPQYDLAASAGGGALVVAEHPIARFELSSRWLQQNNLHNKKLTVVPVRGDSMERTLFDGDLTLVSLIDDQTDAREGVCVLRFDDEIFVKRIQYDFKSKGYNITSDNSAYSGFFVDADDINAGRFSVLGRVERVLQRARKVD; the protein is encoded by the coding sequence ATGACAACTTTTTTGCGCGATGAACGTAACCGGTTAGGGTTAACGCAAGCTGAAGCTTCAAAAGCTATTGGTGTTGGTAAGACAACTTTTCTTAGGTGGGAGGCGGGACATCCAATTCCTTCCGATAAGTTAATCGCCCTATCTGATATAGGTTTTGATATTAACTACATACTAAAAGGCTCTAAAAGCGCTCCCCTACCTTTAGTGAAAACAAAAAGTACAGCGCTACAAACCAGTCATGCTGATCTAACGGCTGTGCCACAATACGATTTAGCGGCCAGTGCGGGCGGTGGTGCTTTGGTGGTGGCTGAACACCCAATTGCGCGGTTTGAATTATCGAGCCGTTGGTTGCAGCAAAATAACTTACATAATAAAAAATTAACGGTAGTACCTGTACGCGGCGATAGTATGGAAAGAACCTTGTTTGACGGCGACTTAACTTTGGTCTCGTTGATTGATGACCAAACTGATGCACGTGAAGGTGTGTGCGTACTACGCTTTGATGATGAAATTTTTGTAAAGCGTATTCAGTACGACTTTAAAAGTAAGGGCTATAACATCACTAGCGACAACAGCGCCTACTCTGGCTTTTTTGTTGATGCGGATGATATTAACGCTGGGCGCTTTAGCGTGCTTGGCCGTGTAGAACGTGTGCTACAACGTGCGCGTAAAGTGGATTGA
- a CDS encoding helix-turn-helix domain-containing protein, whose translation MKPDQIKQALEEKGYSLSIVATALGLNLSHVSSVIYQHTTSYKVASAIAKIIGEPVEAIFPDVSAYTKNKDTRSQKVQALRELLASE comes from the coding sequence ATGAAACCAGACCAAATTAAACAAGCACTTGAAGAAAAAGGCTATTCACTATCAATTGTTGCTACTGCACTAGGCTTAAACCTGTCGCACGTTAGCAGTGTTATTTACCAACACACCACCTCATACAAAGTAGCCTCTGCTATTGCCAAAATTATTGGTGAACCGGTAGAAGCCATTTTCCCAGATGTATCTGCTTATACAAAAAATAAAGATACCCGCAGCCAAAAAGTACAAGCGCTGCGCGAGCTATTAGCCAGCGAATAA
- a CDS encoding helix-turn-helix domain-containing protein yields the protein MALSEFGKTIRKARIDVGYTLKTMSQELETSTAYLSGLETGSKKISKNWVSKIYTFFKSKGHPISNLGQLADVANENVSLSGLSQQQQMLIAGFAHSPFTPDELKKFAEFLEDINKCSKE from the coding sequence ATGGCACTTTCTGAATTTGGTAAAACAATTCGTAAAGCTCGAATTGACGTAGGTTACACATTGAAAACTATGTCTCAAGAGCTAGAAACTTCGACTGCCTATCTAAGTGGATTAGAAACTGGTAGTAAAAAAATATCAAAAAATTGGGTTAGTAAAATATATACTTTTTTTAAATCAAAAGGTCACCCAATAAGTAATTTAGGGCAGCTAGCAGACGTAGCCAATGAGAACGTATCGTTAAGTGGTTTATCTCAGCAACAGCAAATGCTTATAGCTGGATTCGCGCATTCACCTTTTACTCCGGATGAGTTAAAAAAGTTTGCAGAGTTCTTAGAGGATATTAACAAATGTAGTAAGGAATAA
- a CDS encoding ImmA/IrrE family metallo-endopeptidase, whose amino-acid sequence MPENYRLRGNRVSPLPLSQIKVVAENFAKAFDFKRRNRRNLDKNFELLYQLRVTLEVVDDKDWIFLTKGHCDPSKAIICVPQSIYNNACIGEQEALAVMLHELGHLFLGHRSLMHYSDKPAEEIEDAEWQADMFAEIILSIMGYETKQLSFDFYG is encoded by the coding sequence ATGCCTGAAAATTACCGATTGAGAGGGAACAGAGTTTCGCCGTTACCTCTCAGTCAAATTAAAGTCGTTGCAGAGAATTTTGCCAAAGCTTTCGACTTTAAACGTCGAAACAGACGAAACTTAGACAAAAACTTTGAGCTTTTGTATCAACTCAGAGTTACGTTAGAAGTTGTAGATGATAAAGATTGGATATTTTTAACTAAAGGTCACTGCGACCCAAGTAAAGCAATAATCTGTGTACCACAGTCTATATACAATAATGCATGCATTGGGGAGCAGGAAGCTTTAGCAGTAATGTTGCATGAGTTGGGTCATTTATTTCTAGGACATCGGTCGTTAATGCATTATTCCGATAAACCAGCTGAAGAAATAGAAGATGCTGAATGGCAAGCGGATATGTTTGCAGAAATTATACTTTCTATAATGGGTTATGAAACAAAACAATTGTCTTTTGACTTTTATGGGTAG
- a CDS encoding reverse transcriptase domain-containing protein codes for MIYNSSWSNRFEIKPGRWVYNPSSSSRKSGENVLKTLNKSWRSPSYYYHLRSGGHVEALSVHLQNNFFSTIDIADFFGYISRSRITRALKKVISYEKAREIAKLSTVKVMGNYPHSHHLPYGFIQSPLLASICLADSALGIFLEEIYKNNLATVSVYMDDIVISSNDESGLNNIYDKLIDKLEKSKFLINDKKSNKVSEKTTAFNIEIYHNEMKIEYERFVKFQRAYSLSNSDHQKKGIGSYVGSVNKKQSKLLI; via the coding sequence ATGATTTACAATTCCAGTTGGTCCAATAGATTCGAAATTAAACCTGGTAGGTGGGTTTACAACCCAAGCTCTTCAAGTCGTAAGTCTGGTGAAAATGTACTAAAAACACTTAATAAATCATGGCGATCCCCTTCGTATTATTATCACTTAAGATCTGGTGGACATGTAGAAGCATTATCTGTTCATTTACAAAATAATTTCTTTTCAACAATCGATATAGCTGATTTTTTTGGCTATATAAGTCGTAGTAGAATTACAAGAGCGTTAAAGAAAGTTATCAGTTACGAAAAAGCTAGAGAAATAGCAAAACTGTCTACCGTTAAAGTAATGGGAAATTACCCCCACTCTCATCACTTACCCTACGGCTTTATACAATCTCCATTACTTGCTTCTATATGTTTAGCTGATAGTGCGCTAGGTATTTTTTTAGAGGAAATATACAAAAATAATTTAGCAACTGTGTCAGTTTATATGGATGACATTGTAATATCTTCAAATGACGAAAGTGGTCTTAATAATATTTATGATAAGTTGATTGATAAATTAGAGAAGTCAAAGTTCCTAATTAATGATAAAAAATCAAATAAAGTTTCTGAAAAGACAACCGCATTTAATATAGAAATTTACCATAATGAGATGAAAATTGAGTACGAAAGGTTTGTTAAATTTCAACGAGCATATTCTTTGAGTAATTCAGATCATCAAAAGAAAGGAATCGGATCATATGTTGGTAGTGTTAACAAAAAGCAATCTAAGCTTTTAATTTGA